A single window of Porphyrobacter sp. YT40 DNA harbors:
- a CDS encoding ParB/RepB/Spo0J family partition protein: MANGNKGFSSLLTDSLDEDLTDDEAAPARSVMASRSEALNRLASGKVVTDRTEFVDPARCRPWRLHNRDLDHLTEESCRDLIDAFLSAKKQRIPAIVRRLRDDPDFDYEIIAGVRRWWTVRWLREHNHPEFEYLVTVQQLTDEEAFRVSDVENRSRKDITDWERAHEYETALAEFYEGSLAQMAEHLNISSSWLNRMLNVARLPAPLVEAFADRHDITVRIARDLKPLVKDARARQSMEEEAQVIISARAAGEDALSGPETAKRLLRATTAPASRSAKANTTLLKAKTGKPMLTVTRPARGEGVTIKVHPGSGASKSELMSAIEKLLA; this comes from the coding sequence ATGGCTAACGGCAACAAAGGCTTCAGTTCGCTGCTTACGGATTCACTTGATGAAGACCTGACAGATGATGAGGCCGCGCCGGCGCGGAGCGTCATGGCGAGCCGCAGCGAGGCGCTCAACCGCTTGGCCTCGGGCAAGGTCGTGACCGACCGGACAGAGTTCGTCGACCCGGCCCGTTGCAGGCCCTGGCGCCTGCACAACCGCGACCTTGACCATCTCACGGAGGAAAGCTGCCGCGACCTCATCGACGCATTCCTCTCGGCCAAGAAGCAGCGAATCCCCGCCATCGTGCGGCGCCTGCGCGATGATCCTGATTTCGACTACGAGATCATAGCGGGCGTGCGCCGCTGGTGGACGGTGCGCTGGCTGCGCGAACACAATCACCCTGAGTTCGAATATCTCGTCACTGTTCAGCAGCTCACGGACGAGGAAGCCTTCCGGGTTTCTGATGTTGAGAACCGGTCCCGCAAGGACATCACCGACTGGGAGCGCGCCCATGAGTACGAAACCGCGCTGGCGGAGTTCTACGAAGGCTCGCTCGCGCAAATGGCCGAGCATCTCAACATTTCTTCCTCTTGGCTAAATCGCATGCTCAACGTTGCCCGGTTGCCCGCGCCGCTGGTTGAGGCGTTCGCCGATCGGCACGATATTACGGTGCGAATAGCGCGCGATCTGAAGCCCTTGGTGAAGGACGCACGCGCGCGCCAGAGCATGGAAGAGGAAGCGCAAGTGATCATATCGGCACGGGCGGCCGGTGAAGATGCGCTGTCGGGTCCGGAAACGGCCAAGCGTTTGCTGCGCGCCACCACGGCCCCGGCCAGTCGGTCCGCGAAGGCGAATACGACATTGCTCAAAGCCAAGACGGGGAAGCCGATGCTGACGGTCACGCGTCCTGCACGAGGCGAGGGAGTGACGATCAAGGTGCATCCCGGCTCGGGCGCGTCCAAGAGCGAGCTCATGAGCGCGATCGAAAAGCTCCTCGCGTAG